One genomic region from Streptomyces sp. NBC_01431 encodes:
- the cas6e gene encoding type I-E CRISPR-associated protein Cas6/Cse3/CasE → MFLTRFRLNSARPAARKVLSSPQALHAAVMSSFPQILPSTPDTPRVLWRLDRNAAAEVLLFVVSPHRPDLTHLVEQAGWPAAAASGTPGWQTYQYAPFLDRLGKGSTWNFRLTANPVHSVRNRDGVPTKRTAHLTPKHQLGWLLQRQETAGFRLVEKPTDLRHTEHGDEYQIMIRDQRNLDFGKRGPDNANRSHRVTIKTVTYDGRLEVTDPQALRNVLTQGLGKAKAYGCGLMTLAPAA, encoded by the coding sequence ATGTTCCTGACCCGGTTCCGCCTCAACTCTGCCCGGCCCGCCGCCCGCAAAGTCCTCTCCTCGCCGCAGGCCCTGCACGCCGCCGTCATGTCGTCGTTCCCCCAGATCCTCCCCAGCACCCCGGATACCCCGCGAGTCCTGTGGCGCCTCGACCGCAACGCGGCCGCCGAAGTCCTCCTGTTCGTGGTGAGCCCCCACCGGCCCGACCTCACTCACCTCGTCGAACAGGCAGGCTGGCCCGCCGCAGCCGCCTCGGGAACGCCCGGCTGGCAGACCTACCAGTACGCACCGTTCCTCGACCGCCTCGGCAAGGGCAGCACCTGGAACTTCCGCCTCACCGCCAACCCCGTGCACAGTGTCCGCAACCGGGACGGCGTCCCCACGAAACGCACCGCCCACCTCACCCCCAAACACCAACTGGGCTGGCTCCTACAGCGCCAGGAAACCGCCGGCTTCCGCCTGGTGGAGAAACCGACGGACCTCAGGCACACCGAACACGGCGACGAATACCAGATCATGATCCGCGACCAGCGCAACCTCGACTTCGGCAAACGCGGACCGGACAACGCCAACCGCTCTCACAGGGTGACGATCAAGACCGTCACCTACGACGGCCGCCTGGAAGTGACCGACCCCCAGGCGCTCCGCAACGTCCTCACCCAAGGCCTCGGCAAGGCCAAGGCCTACGGCTGCGGCCTCATGACTCTCGCCCCGGCGGCCTGA
- the cas5e gene encoding type I-E CRISPR-associated protein Cas5/CasD, with protein sequence MSVLVLQLAGPLQSWGATARFARRTTENAPTKSGVLGLLAAAQGLERDADLSQLAALRLGVRIDQPGTRIRDFHTAHHPDTGMSMPISQRYYLADAVFVAALEGPDTFIEELHQALLAPRFLPYLGRRSCPPSRPLDLGIRPSPGLEATLANEPWQASAWHQKRHRRESIVYLPVLLDTDPDTSAAAGDTVRDLPLSFDARHRRYALRTVHTTTVAVTNPHARPEHSARSVPAHDPTSLLEDL encoded by the coding sequence ATGAGTGTGCTGGTGCTGCAACTGGCCGGGCCCCTGCAGTCCTGGGGAGCCACGGCCCGCTTCGCCCGGCGCACCACCGAGAACGCCCCGACCAAAAGCGGCGTCCTCGGCCTGCTCGCCGCCGCACAGGGCCTGGAGCGCGACGCCGACCTGTCCCAGCTCGCCGCGCTGCGCCTCGGGGTGCGCATCGACCAGCCCGGCACACGGATCAGGGACTTCCACACCGCGCACCATCCCGACACCGGCATGTCGATGCCCATCTCCCAGCGGTACTACCTGGCAGACGCCGTGTTCGTCGCCGCCCTTGAAGGGCCCGACACCTTCATTGAGGAACTGCACCAGGCGTTGCTGGCACCGAGGTTCCTGCCCTACCTCGGCCGCCGCTCCTGCCCGCCCTCCCGCCCCCTGGACCTCGGGATCCGCCCCAGCCCCGGCCTGGAGGCCACCCTGGCGAACGAGCCGTGGCAAGCCTCCGCATGGCACCAGAAGCGGCACCGACGCGAGTCCATCGTGTACCTGCCCGTCCTCCTCGACACCGACCCTGACACGAGCGCCGCAGCCGGGGACACGGTGCGCGACCTACCACTCAGCTTCGACGCCCGACACCGGCGCTACGCGCTGCGCACCGTACACACCACCACGGTGGCCGTCACCAACCCCCACGCCCGCCCCGAACACTCCGCGCGCAGTGTTCCCGCGCACGACCCGACCAGCCTTCTGGAAGACCTCTGA
- the cas7e gene encoding type I-E CRISPR-associated protein Cas7/Cse4/CasC: MSHRIILDIHALQNVPPSNLNRDDTGAPKSAVYGGVPRARVSSQAWKRATRRAFADLLDPSELGVRTRRVAELLATRITALSPSLTREQALSVAAEVLQAATGSKIEPPQRKAQDAKKNGGPEPAPEASYLMFLSARQLDGLADLAARGADDIKTFLKDKDNKAQAKRIADTRHSVDIALFGRMVADSTDINVDAATQVAHALSVHQVAPESDYFTAVDDQSTDAEPGAGMIGTIDFNSATLYRYAALDIDLLEHNLGQGLDDDESPATPVRRAVEAFVDGFIASLPTGKINTFGNHTLPDAVIVKLRAARPISFVSAFENPVTAGESGGHLEEACARLARYIPEIERAYGDDTTTAWLLRVGPATETLTGIGTEVASLKELVATIGAAVADRLEQRR, from the coding sequence GTGAGCCACCGCATCATCCTCGACATCCACGCCCTGCAGAACGTGCCGCCGAGCAACCTCAACAGGGATGACACCGGCGCCCCGAAATCCGCCGTCTATGGGGGCGTCCCGCGTGCGAGGGTGTCCAGCCAGGCTTGGAAGCGGGCCACCCGCCGCGCCTTCGCCGATCTGCTCGACCCGTCCGAACTGGGCGTACGCACCCGGCGGGTCGCCGAGCTCCTCGCCACCCGCATCACCGCGCTGTCGCCCTCGCTCACCCGTGAGCAAGCCCTGTCAGTGGCGGCCGAGGTACTCCAGGCGGCGACTGGGTCAAAGATCGAGCCACCCCAGCGCAAGGCACAGGACGCGAAGAAGAACGGCGGGCCCGAGCCGGCCCCCGAAGCCTCCTACCTGATGTTCCTCAGCGCCCGCCAACTGGACGGACTGGCCGACCTGGCCGCACGCGGCGCCGACGACATCAAGACGTTCCTCAAGGACAAGGACAACAAGGCCCAAGCCAAGCGGATCGCTGATACGCGGCACTCGGTGGACATCGCGCTTTTCGGCCGGATGGTCGCCGACTCCACGGACATCAACGTCGATGCCGCCACCCAAGTCGCGCACGCGCTGAGCGTCCACCAGGTCGCGCCGGAATCGGACTATTTCACGGCCGTCGACGACCAGAGCACGGACGCGGAGCCCGGCGCGGGAATGATCGGCACCATCGACTTCAACTCCGCCACCCTCTACCGCTACGCCGCCCTCGACATCGACCTGCTGGAACACAACCTCGGCCAGGGCCTTGACGACGACGAATCCCCGGCCACCCCCGTCCGGCGGGCCGTGGAGGCTTTCGTGGACGGGTTCATCGCGTCGCTGCCCACCGGGAAGATCAACACCTTCGGGAATCACACCTTGCCCGATGCCGTCATCGTCAAGCTCCGCGCAGCCCGCCCCATCAGCTTCGTGTCCGCATTCGAAAACCCCGTGACCGCCGGCGAATCCGGCGGACACTTGGAGGAAGCCTGCGCCCGCCTGGCCCGCTACATCCCCGAGATCGAGCGCGCCTACGGCGATGACACCACCACCGCTTGGCTCCTGCGGGTCGGCCCAGCCACCGAAACACTGACCGGGATCGGAACCGAGGTCGCCAGCCTCAAAGAACTGGTGGCCACCATCGGCGCGGCCGTCGCCGACCGCCTGGAGCAGCGCCGATGA
- the casB gene encoding type I-E CRISPR-associated protein Cse2/CasB, whose product MTVSSASYAPLGSVARVVGDQIQRLQHGYLRDRSEAVATLARLRRGAGKDPLAVPDLWGLIDLGKLYDDPFLAREADQIRAQNAVYGALTLWSLHQQSRRTPMHRVGGAELGAAVRRLMPGSEIDEPVRRRFVRVGSAPAWDVLTVRLREVVTLLRRDGISLDYAVLADQLHRWQHRPTRDEVRSSWGRSFHAPRQPQPSTAPAPAASDETDPKDAL is encoded by the coding sequence ATGACTGTCTCTTCCGCGTCATACGCCCCGCTGGGGAGCGTCGCGCGTGTGGTGGGCGACCAGATCCAGCGCCTGCAGCACGGCTATCTCCGCGACCGCTCGGAGGCCGTAGCGACGTTGGCCCGGCTGCGCCGCGGCGCGGGCAAGGACCCGCTGGCAGTGCCGGATCTGTGGGGTCTGATCGACCTGGGGAAGCTGTACGACGATCCCTTCCTTGCCCGTGAGGCAGACCAGATCCGGGCCCAGAACGCGGTCTATGGCGCACTGACCTTGTGGTCCCTGCACCAGCAGTCCCGCCGCACCCCCATGCACCGCGTCGGCGGGGCCGAACTCGGTGCTGCCGTCCGCAGATTGATGCCCGGTAGTGAGATCGATGAGCCGGTGCGCCGCCGGTTCGTCCGAGTCGGCTCCGCCCCCGCCTGGGACGTCCTGACCGTCCGGCTGCGCGAAGTGGTGACGCTACTGCGCCGTGACGGGATCAGCCTCGACTACGCCGTGCTCGCCGACCAGCTCCATCGCTGGCAGCACCGTCCCACCCGCGACGAGGTGCGCAGCTCCTGGGGGCGCTCCTTCCACGCACCACGGCAGCCTCAGCCCTCAACCGCCCCCGCCCCCGCCGCCAGCGACGAGACCGACCCGAAGGACGCCCTGTGA
- the casA gene encoding type I-E CRISPR-associated protein Cse1/CasA, protein MGTPSFDLTDQPWLPVQLLDGREVDLSLREVFARAAQIRRLAGDLPTQDFALMRLLLAILHDALEGPQDVDEWAELWEGEAPFAAVPGYLDTHRARFDLLDAVAPFFQTAGLRTSKGEIFSLNRIVADVPNGEPFFTMRARGAQRISFAEAARWVVHAQAYDTSGIKTGVVGDSRAKAGKAYPQGVAWAGSIGGVLAEGMTLRETLLLNLIADENRAPSSGQDQPAWRRTPSAPGAAPDLAHRPYGVRDLYTWPSRRLLLHADADGVYGVVLTYGDPLSPQNMHSHEPMSGWRRSPAQEKKLAQPLVYMPREHDPARAAWRGLGALIVPRAQDTGARGEPAKALRPAITGWLAQLVNEGVLTKGTLIRVRTYGAMYGTQQSVIDEIVEDSLMMALVLLSDGDRRLGQMAVDAVVDAEEAVTVLGFLAADLAQAGGSAPEAPKDTARDRGFGTLDGHYRAWLGAIRDGDDPQALRTAWQRTVRREIARIGAELVAAAGEAAWQGRVIDHAKGQSWLNTASVDLRFRTRLKERLPLASADLPPTDATAAAGEPGCESNSSKVPA, encoded by the coding sequence GTGGGTACGCCGTCGTTCGACCTGACCGACCAGCCGTGGTTACCGGTGCAGTTGTTGGACGGCCGCGAGGTGGACCTGTCCTTACGGGAGGTCTTCGCGCGCGCGGCACAGATCCGGCGGCTGGCCGGCGACCTCCCTACGCAGGACTTCGCCCTGATGCGGCTTCTCCTCGCGATCCTTCATGACGCGCTCGAGGGCCCACAAGACGTGGACGAGTGGGCGGAGTTGTGGGAGGGCGAGGCTCCGTTCGCTGCAGTGCCGGGGTATCTGGACACGCACCGGGCACGGTTTGACCTGCTGGACGCGGTGGCGCCGTTCTTTCAGACCGCGGGGTTACGGACGTCCAAGGGTGAGATCTTCTCGCTGAACCGGATCGTCGCCGACGTACCCAACGGTGAACCGTTCTTCACGATGCGGGCTCGGGGTGCGCAACGGATCTCGTTTGCGGAGGCGGCCCGCTGGGTGGTGCACGCTCAGGCTTACGACACTTCAGGGATCAAGACCGGCGTGGTGGGGGACAGTCGGGCCAAGGCGGGAAAGGCGTATCCGCAAGGTGTCGCCTGGGCGGGAAGCATCGGTGGTGTTCTTGCCGAGGGCATGACGTTGCGCGAGACGCTGCTGCTGAATCTCATCGCCGACGAGAACCGGGCCCCGTCCAGTGGGCAGGACCAGCCGGCGTGGCGGCGCACTCCGTCTGCTCCGGGCGCCGCCCCCGACCTGGCACACCGCCCCTACGGGGTTCGTGATTTGTACACATGGCCCTCCCGCCGCCTGCTGCTGCACGCAGATGCCGACGGCGTGTACGGGGTCGTCCTCACCTACGGCGACCCGCTCTCCCCGCAGAACATGCACAGCCACGAACCCATGTCCGGCTGGCGCCGCAGCCCAGCGCAGGAGAAGAAACTCGCGCAACCGCTGGTCTACATGCCGCGTGAGCACGATCCGGCGCGTGCCGCCTGGCGGGGTCTGGGTGCCCTCATCGTGCCGCGGGCTCAGGACACAGGCGCCAGGGGCGAACCAGCCAAGGCCCTGCGGCCTGCAATCACCGGTTGGCTCGCCCAGCTGGTCAATGAAGGAGTGCTGACCAAAGGCACATTGATCCGCGTGCGGACCTACGGAGCGATGTACGGCACCCAGCAGTCTGTCATCGACGAGATCGTCGAAGACAGTCTGATGATGGCTCTCGTTCTGCTCAGTGACGGGGACCGTCGCCTGGGTCAGATGGCGGTCGATGCCGTCGTGGATGCGGAAGAAGCCGTCACCGTCCTCGGCTTCCTGGCCGCCGACCTCGCACAGGCTGGCGGCAGTGCACCCGAGGCGCCCAAGGACACGGCACGCGACCGGGGTTTCGGCACACTCGATGGCCACTACCGAGCGTGGCTGGGTGCCATCCGCGACGGAGACGATCCGCAGGCCCTGCGCACCGCATGGCAGCGCACGGTGCGTCGTGAGATCGCCCGAATCGGGGCTGAGCTTGTTGCGGCTGCCGGTGAGGCGGCCTGGCAGGGCCGGGTCATCGACCACGCCAAGGGCCAGTCGTGGCTGAACACCGCCTCGGTCGACCTGCGCTTCCGCACCCGCCTCAAGGAACGACTCCCCCTCGCCTCCGCCGACCTGCCCCCAACTGATGCCACTGCCGCCGCCGGCGAGCCCGGCTGCGAATCCAACTCTTCGAAGGTGCCCGCATGA
- the cas3 gene encoding CRISPR-associated helicase Cas3': MSGVRRELAGAFGVELSAAARTVWAKYRADTDSWLPLWRHMTDSSAVAGLLWDRWIPVSVRRLIAEALPGGEEDARRLVLWLAGVHDIGKATPAFACQVDGLADRMRTAGLAMPYQREMGADRRLAPHGLAGQLLLQEWLEEEHGWHSRSTVQFAAVVGGHHGAPPEHPQIYDLACRPHLLRTAGASDEVWRRVQGELLSFCSVSFGAEERLDAWAQVKLPQTVQVLLSALVIVADWIASNRDLFPYFPEAAHWTNDERIEAAWRGLDLPGPWLAREPQGVVAQLFTNRFALPAGAVPRPVQEAAARIAREMPAPGLIVIEAPMGEGKTEAALAAVEVLAARSGAGGVFFALPTMATGNAMFPRLLEWLERLPAEEGLPWSVQLVHSKAALNKDFEGLLRASRHTIAAVDVEGGEELPTPGADRRAAPAELVAHQWLRGRKKAMLASFTVGTVDQLLFAGLKSRHLALRHLALAGKVVVIDEAHAYDAYMNTYLDRVLSWLGAYRVPVVVLSATLPAARRQALAEAYAQAAPGAYEVVGQAEGYPLLSAVAPGRAPVMEQPGASGRAGAVQVEALEDDLEVLAGRLEVELADGGCALVVRNTVNRVLETAQVLRTRFGVDAVTVAHARFLDLDRAAKDADLLDRFGPRSSARPGKHIVVASQVAEQSLDVDFDLLVTDLAPVDLVLQRMGRLHRHPRLRPARLREPRCLVTGADWTASVPQPVRGSELVYGRHALLRAAGVLKPHLDGVPVRLPQDISALVQQAYGPEAVGPREWAGALEEAGQVHERGQADKERRAQTFRLGTVARPGRPLTGWVAGGAGDADDTRAGRAQVRDSAQSLEVLVVQRHLDGSWTTPQWLDEGRGGLPLAQDAIPEARAAKATAACGLRLPLQLAHPGIIDQVIAELEKFYVPAWQSKDSPWLAGELILPVQADCQTRLAGFVLNYSPRDGLEVQRES; the protein is encoded by the coding sequence ATGAGTGGCGTACGGCGAGAGCTGGCGGGGGCTTTTGGGGTTGAGCTCTCTGCGGCAGCTCGCACGGTGTGGGCGAAATACCGTGCTGATACAGACAGTTGGTTGCCGTTGTGGCGGCACATGACGGATAGTTCCGCGGTGGCTGGACTGCTGTGGGACCGGTGGATACCCGTGTCTGTGCGGCGGTTGATCGCAGAGGCTCTGCCGGGCGGCGAGGAGGATGCGCGGCGGCTGGTGCTGTGGCTGGCGGGGGTACACGACATCGGGAAGGCAACGCCGGCTTTCGCCTGTCAGGTGGATGGGCTCGCGGATCGGATGCGGACGGCGGGGCTGGCTATGCCGTACCAGCGGGAGATGGGGGCCGATCGCCGACTGGCTCCTCACGGTCTGGCCGGTCAGCTGCTCCTGCAGGAGTGGCTAGAAGAAGAGCACGGTTGGCACAGCCGGAGCACTGTTCAGTTCGCGGCCGTGGTGGGCGGCCATCATGGAGCCCCACCGGAGCATCCACAGATATATGACCTCGCATGCCGTCCGCACCTGTTGCGCACTGCGGGGGCGAGCGACGAGGTATGGCGGCGGGTGCAGGGCGAACTGCTGTCCTTCTGTTCTGTCTCGTTCGGGGCCGAGGAGCGGCTTGACGCCTGGGCGCAGGTGAAGTTGCCGCAGACGGTGCAGGTGTTGCTGTCCGCGCTGGTCATTGTGGCGGACTGGATTGCGAGCAATCGGGACCTGTTCCCTTACTTTCCTGAGGCGGCGCACTGGACGAATGACGAGCGGATCGAGGCGGCCTGGCGGGGGCTGGACTTGCCGGGGCCGTGGCTGGCCCGGGAGCCGCAGGGGGTAGTGGCGCAGCTGTTCACCAACCGCTTCGCCCTGCCGGCCGGTGCGGTGCCGCGCCCGGTGCAGGAGGCGGCCGCGCGGATCGCCCGGGAGATGCCTGCGCCGGGGCTGATCGTCATTGAGGCGCCGATGGGGGAGGGGAAGACGGAGGCGGCTCTGGCCGCCGTCGAGGTGCTCGCGGCGCGTTCGGGGGCGGGCGGGGTGTTTTTCGCGCTGCCGACGATGGCTACGGGCAATGCGATGTTCCCGCGCCTGTTGGAGTGGCTGGAGCGCCTTCCGGCAGAGGAAGGGCTGCCCTGGTCGGTGCAGTTGGTGCATTCCAAAGCAGCGTTGAACAAGGATTTCGAGGGCCTGCTGCGCGCCTCGCGGCACACAATCGCCGCGGTCGATGTGGAGGGCGGCGAAGAACTGCCGACGCCCGGTGCCGACCGGCGGGCTGCCCCCGCGGAGCTGGTCGCTCACCAGTGGCTGCGCGGCCGGAAGAAGGCGATGCTGGCGTCGTTCACGGTCGGAACGGTTGACCAGCTGCTGTTCGCCGGGCTGAAGAGCCGTCATCTGGCGCTGCGGCACCTCGCGCTCGCGGGGAAAGTCGTCGTCATCGACGAGGCGCACGCGTACGACGCGTACATGAACACTTATCTCGACCGGGTGCTGTCGTGGCTGGGGGCCTATCGGGTACCGGTGGTCGTGTTGTCGGCGACGCTGCCTGCGGCGCGGCGCCAGGCGCTGGCAGAGGCCTACGCCCAGGCGGCACCCGGCGCGTACGAGGTGGTGGGACAGGCAGAGGGGTATCCGCTGCTGAGCGCCGTGGCGCCCGGGCGCGCGCCAGTGATGGAACAGCCCGGCGCATCCGGGCGAGCGGGCGCGGTGCAGGTCGAGGCGCTGGAGGACGACCTGGAGGTCCTGGCGGGCCGGCTGGAGGTTGAGCTGGCGGACGGCGGCTGCGCCCTGGTCGTGCGGAACACGGTGAACCGTGTTCTGGAGACGGCACAAGTCCTGCGCACACGCTTCGGCGTCGACGCGGTCACGGTGGCCCATGCCCGGTTCCTCGATCTGGACCGTGCGGCGAAGGATGCGGATCTCCTGGACCGGTTCGGCCCCAGGTCCTCGGCCCGGCCGGGCAAGCACATCGTGGTGGCCAGCCAGGTCGCCGAGCAGTCGCTGGATGTCGATTTCGATCTGCTGGTCACCGATCTCGCGCCGGTGGACTTGGTGTTGCAGCGGATGGGCCGTCTGCACCGGCATCCGCGCCTGCGCCCGGCGCGGCTGCGGGAGCCGCGTTGCCTGGTGACCGGCGCCGACTGGACGGCATCCGTTCCCCAGCCGGTGCGGGGTTCGGAGCTGGTGTATGGCCGGCATGCGCTGCTGCGGGCCGCCGGGGTCTTGAAGCCGCATCTGGACGGTGTGCCGGTGCGCTTGCCGCAGGACATCAGTGCGCTGGTGCAGCAGGCCTACGGGCCAGAGGCTGTGGGCCCGCGGGAGTGGGCCGGTGCGCTGGAAGAGGCGGGCCAGGTGCATGAGCGGGGGCAGGCGGACAAGGAGCGGCGGGCTCAGACGTTCCGGCTGGGGACGGTGGCGAGGCCGGGGCGGCCGCTGACGGGTTGGGTGGCGGGTGGTGCGGGGGATGCGGACGACACACGGGCCGGCCGGGCTCAGGTCCGTGACAGTGCGCAGAGCCTGGAGGTCCTCGTCGTGCAGCGGCACCTGGACGGATCGTGGACGACGCCACAGTGGCTGGATGAGGGCCGGGGCGGGCTGCCCCTTGCGCAGGACGCCATACCCGAGGCGCGGGCGGCGAAGGCCACCGCGGCGTGCGGACTGCGGCTTCCGCTCCAGCTGGCCCACCCGGGAATCATCGACCAAGTGATCGCAGAGCTGGAGAAGTTCTACGTGCCGGCCTGGCAGTCCAAGGACAGCCCGTGGCTGGCCGGAGAGCTCATTTTGCCTGTTCAGGCCGATTGTCAGACCCGGCTGGCAGGCTTCGTCCTCAACTACAGCCCGCGGGACGGACTTGAGGTGCAACGTGAGAGTTGA
- a CDS encoding sigma-70 family RNA polymerase sigma factor yields the protein MSGRPGRKLGPITSSVGSAHRAWLEPVRERYLGSGLTLSELSVRIMFAKSKLSELLRGIGLYPRWEAVQGLARELGLPSWPLYRLWRQAAFEAHKSSAWVERCSENSTLSTAPTAPPLAHLAYRELVGDDYTGYAQVFLSDDQSDYAVSDTFDILWLCWNDALASPDLRRFAWEALRATVLAKTPHLDGRPQFGTAAFDTVILQSLPAADHMDQIAESMELFNAMSRLPDHQLDVMVLRRLRGHCEEQTSALLGVSRATVRSDERHAVRFLESILCPPETEQDDEQSPLYPPPETEGNTE from the coding sequence GTGTCGGGACGCCCCGGCCGCAAGCTCGGCCCGATCACGTCCAGTGTCGGCAGCGCGCACCGTGCCTGGCTGGAGCCGGTCCGCGAGAGGTATCTGGGCAGCGGGCTGACGCTGAGCGAGCTCAGCGTCCGGATCATGTTCGCGAAGTCGAAACTGTCCGAACTCCTGCGCGGGATCGGCCTGTACCCGCGGTGGGAGGCGGTGCAGGGCCTGGCCAGGGAACTGGGCCTGCCCAGCTGGCCTCTCTATCGGCTGTGGCGCCAGGCCGCGTTCGAAGCACACAAGAGCAGCGCCTGGGTGGAACGATGCAGCGAGAACAGCACTCTGAGTACCGCACCCACCGCCCCGCCCCTGGCTCACCTCGCCTACCGTGAACTGGTCGGCGACGACTACACCGGCTACGCACAGGTCTTCCTCAGTGACGACCAGAGCGACTACGCGGTCTCCGACACGTTCGACATCCTGTGGCTGTGCTGGAACGACGCGCTGGCCAGCCCCGACCTGCGCCGCTTCGCGTGGGAGGCCCTGCGCGCCACCGTCCTGGCCAAAACCCCCCACCTGGACGGCCGCCCGCAGTTCGGCACCGCCGCATTCGACACCGTAATCCTGCAGTCCCTGCCCGCAGCCGACCACATGGACCAGATCGCGGAGTCCATGGAGCTCTTCAACGCGATGAGCCGCCTGCCCGACCACCAACTCGACGTCATGGTGCTGCGCCGTCTGCGCGGCCACTGCGAGGAACAGACCTCCGCCCTGCTGGGCGTCTCACGAGCCACGGTCCGCTCCGACGAACGCCACGCCGTCCGCTTCCTGGAGAGCATCCTGTGCCCGCCGGAGACCGAACAGGACGACGAACAGAGCCCTCTGTACCCGCCGCCGGAGACCGAAGGGAACACCGAATGA
- a CDS encoding DUF4287 domain-containing protein, producing MIDTVKGPASYFPSIEKKHGRSIAEWKDLIHTSPLTKNMELVGWLKTEHGLGHGHANALVAHTLAETGGK from the coding sequence ATGATTGACACCGTGAAGGGCCCCGCCAGCTATTTTCCGTCGATCGAAAAGAAGCACGGCCGGTCGATAGCCGAGTGGAAGGACCTCATCCATACTTCGCCGTTGACGAAGAACATGGAGCTGGTCGGCTGGCTCAAGACCGAACACGGCCTGGGGCACGGCCACGCCAACGCCCTCGTCGCCCACACCCTCGCAGAGACCGGCGGTAAGTAG
- a CDS encoding pore-forming ESAT-6 family protein, translated as MGQNQDRRSYDTGASTEVQGGLAGIIGHLERVLNDRDRAVKAAMAEFTADGVSDEYHGKELRWNKAANEVRDIIRLVRGTLELNDGTAHSTLSKAKAAVDAIG; from the coding sequence ATGGGTCAGAACCAGGATCGGCGTAGTTACGACACCGGCGCTTCGACCGAGGTCCAGGGTGGTCTCGCGGGGATCATCGGGCACCTGGAGCGCGTTCTCAACGACCGTGACCGCGCGGTGAAGGCCGCGATGGCCGAGTTCACCGCCGACGGTGTTTCGGATGAGTACCACGGCAAGGAACTGCGCTGGAACAAGGCCGCAAACGAGGTCCGCGACATCATCCGCCTCGTGCGCGGGACGCTGGAGCTCAATGACGGCACGGCGCATTCGACGCTGTCGAAGGCGAAGGCCGCCGTCGACGCGATCGGCTGA
- a CDS encoding DUF6507 family protein, whose product MTARRIRRCRRRRPPSTRSAEAAPAYGQIERAYRGAGVGTTGSGEFAVTGWDVSPSGVQGALKKAAVSAGELSTAGTNLGDTLPRTATAAGTVASGYTGPALATGPVGAALGEFMQHWQKDLRYVVERTGKSLTGAAEATNEYVKGDLTMAAQAQHAAVQEPIPAPPGFSGRRPGGE is encoded by the coding sequence ATGACGGCACGGCGCATTCGACGCTGTCGAAGGCGAAGGCCGCCGTCGACGCGATCGGCTGAGGCGGCACCGGCGTATGGACAGATAGAACGGGCCTATCGGGGCGCGGGGGTTGGGACAACGGGGAGCGGGGAGTTTGCGGTGACGGGGTGGGACGTGAGTCCGTCCGGCGTTCAGGGTGCGCTGAAGAAGGCGGCGGTGTCTGCTGGGGAGTTGTCGACGGCGGGGACGAATCTGGGTGACACGTTGCCGCGGACGGCGACGGCTGCGGGCACGGTGGCGTCCGGGTATACCGGTCCGGCGTTGGCGACTGGTCCGGTGGGTGCGGCGCTGGGTGAGTTCATGCAGCACTGGCAGAAGGATCTGCGCTACGTCGTGGAGCGTACGGGCAAGTCGTTGACCGGGGCGGCGGAGGCGACCAACGAGTACGTCAAGGGTGACCTGACGATGGCCGCGCAGGCCCAGCACGCGGCAGTCCAGGAGCCGATACCCGCTCCGCCGGGGTTCTCGGGGAGGAGGCCCGGCGGTGAGTGA